A window of the Eleutherodactylus coqui strain aEleCoq1 chromosome 8, aEleCoq1.hap1, whole genome shotgun sequence genome harbors these coding sequences:
- the PRR14 gene encoding proline-rich protein 14, giving the protein MTSQDKSPRHHRRRRLLIYRPSPNDCLTPPQHTPAMSSPRGSPHTLRLASPMERERRRILSVELRDIAHEVEQLQMKTPPCERKSRTEDWTVCDRLGSVSLCRSPVITPSPTALPVSTKEPSHTFPTCPPPLSPPKEEPGWGLVPLFNSVRSKLESFAEIFLSPVKSRKDARNLKAGAHSNEPNQQDFCVPGEAAEDSVHSSSLSPVHHGVDCEECGFLSSALEEKSFPSQTIPANLRLQTEPSHSPSILCRPPLQRYDSCPLLPHRRHKRRHSLDVMEPTAEPYSCRRRRHSLGSVEECPKLALTSFSLSCLRKENHPSVLRQSPFQPGDMRKSPTGSVHSEGSPAGLGLDKDREPGLSQVEDQVTKESLPDSDFKDSGNHSRSKENKVSSIRIRKRVLRQEEKLTPLGLPKRVRLEKDDFSLEEIYTNKNYHTPTEKKKFETIFEEPVMKGGTLVLTSQRPLRRSMVFKNVGAAPRKRKKGKAVGRTRRCTAASAGENVNYELLLQHKLTQLEAALQEDTADP; this is encoded by the exons TCCGTCCCCGAATGACTGCCTGACTCCTCCTCAGCACACGCCTGCCATGAGCTCACCACGAGGTTCGCCCCACACCCTCCGCCTGGCATCCCCAATggagagagaaagaaggaggaTTCTGTCCGTGGAACTGAGAGACATCGCCCACGAG GTTGAGCAACTGCAGATGAAGACTCCCCCTTGTGAGCG AAAGTCGAGGACTGAAGACTGGACGGTGTGTGACCGGCTCGGCTCTGTCAGCTTGTGTAGGAGTCCGG TTATCACACCATCTCCAACAGCCCTGCCCGTCTCCACAAAGGAGCCTTCACACACGTTCCCTACTTGTCCTCCACCATTATCACCTCCCAAAGAGGAGCCTGGATGGGGCTTGGTTCCACTATTCAACAGTGTGCGTTCCAAGTTGGAGAGTTTTGCCGAAATCTTTCTCTCCCCAGTAAAAAGTCGAAAAGATGCCCGTAACTTGAAAGCTGGTGCCCATTCTAATGAGCCGAATCAACAGGACTTTTGTGTTCCTGGAGAAGCGGCCGAGGACTCCGTCCACTCTTCTAGTCTGTCCCCCGTGCATCATGGTGTAGACTGTGAAGAATGTGGCTTTCTCTCTTCAGCGCTGGAGGAAAAGTCTTTTCCGTCTCAAACAATACCTGCAAACCTTAGACTGCAAACAGAGCCCTCTCATTCTCCATCCATATTGTGCCGCCCTCCCCTACAACGCTACGACTCCTGCCCCTTACTTCCCCACAGGCGGCACAAGCGGAGGCATAGCCTAGATGTAATGGAGCCCACTGCTGAGCCATATAGCTGCCGGAGGAGGCGGCACAGCCTGGGATCAGTGGAGGAGTGCCCGAAGCTGGCCTTGACTTCTTTCTCCTTGTCCTGCCTTCGAAAGGAGAATCATCCGTCTGTGCTTAGGCAATCACCGTTCCAGCCGGGTGACATGCGAAAGTCTCCAACTGG CTCCGTCCACAGTGAGGGGTCTCCTGCTGGCCTTGGCTTGGATAAGGATAGAGAGCCGGGCCTCAGTCAGGTTGAGGACCAGGTAACAAAGGAATCTCTTCCAGATTCTGACTTTAAG GATTCAGGAAATCATTCTCGTTCCAAAGAGAATAAAGTATCCAGCATCCGCATACGGAAGAGGGTGCTGAGACAGGAAGAGAAGCTGACGCCATTGGGCCTACCCAAACGTGTCCG GTTGGAGAAAGATGACTTCAGTCTGGAGGAGATCTACACAAATAAGAACTACCACACCCCGACAGAGAAAAA AAAGTTTGAAACCATCTTTGAAGAGCCAGTAATGAAGGGTGGCACACTGGTTCTCACCAGTCAGCGACCACTGCGGCGAAGTATGGTCTTTAAGAATGTGGGCGCTGCTCCACGCAAGCGGAAGAAGGGGAAGGCAGTGGGGAGAACCCGGAGATGTACAGCGGCCAGCGCAGGAGAGAATGTCAACTATGAACTGTTACTGCAGCACAAGCTGACCCAGCTGGAGGCAGCCCTACAGGAAGACACAGCTGATCCCTGA